The window GCAAGCCACCTCCACCCGGACTGGACAACACAAGTTCTGGGAAAGCCCAAGCCCCCGGAGCCGGGCAGCAGCCGGGCAACCAAGGGCACATCCAAGCCGTCAGGGTGCCCAGGCAGGTGTGTTCCTGCACACACAGGGCTTAGAGAGTCACCCCCCCTGCCCTGTGACCTGGCAGCCGGGCGCCGAGTGGGCATTGAGCCGCCTGGCAGCACAGGCCCAGCCTCGGAACGCACAGAGCGCCGGGCGCTGTCggggcctgggagcagggccggctctccCTTGTTTGCCTCCCCAAGCGACgaagcaaagaggaaaaaatgaaaaagctgccgccgaactgccgctgaagaaggggaagaaaaaaagagtCGGCGTGCCGCCCCAAGAGCagacggactgccgccccttcagatttgccgccccaggcagctgcttccttagctggtgcctagagctggccctgccagggagcagctggCCCAGCTCTCAGGAATCTCCATGGTTTGCTAACAGTGGCGccagcccctctgccctgctGCCCACAGCCTGTGCCGCCAGTTAGGGGGTCGGGGAGCTTACCAGAGCCTTCTCGCAGAGCTCGGAGCTGGTGTTGGCGGGTGAGGCCGGGGGGCTGCTGCTCGTGCTCCCGTCCTGAACAAGAATGAGGACAGTGAGCCCAGGGCGGGCGGCAGAGCCCTCGAGTCgctggccagcccagccctgtggTGCGCAGAGCACAGGAGACGGGGCTTTCCCTGACCTGGGGGACGGCTCCCAGGATGGGTCACCTCTGGGACCTTCTTCCTCACCGAGTACGTTAGCTTGACCCACTCCCTCTGGTCTGGAAcaccggggccgggggcaggaacGAGGGGCATCGGCCCAGTGCCTGTGTAGGGGGGCGCAGGGCTGGCATGGCCGAGGGAACTGAGGGGAGTCGGCCCAGTGCCTGTGTAAGAGGTGGTCAGGGCTGTCATGGCCCTGGGGACTGAGGGGCGTTGGCCTAGTGCCTGTGTAGGGGGGCGCAAGGCTGGCATGGCCGTGGGGACTTAGGGACATTGGCCCAGtgcctgtgtgtggggggggcagggctggcatggCCCTGGGGActgaggggcatcggcagagtTGTGAGCGTCAGGGGAGCCCAGGGGATCGGGAGGGGGGTGCATTAGCAGATGTGCCTTAGTATTtcagcccctcctgcccagaagcgTCCCAGCCCATGCGGCCAGAGACACAGGAGAACGGGCACACGAGCCCGCCTGGCACAGTCCCCACCTGCAGGTGTTTGCAGACCGATCGCAGCAGCTGGTACGTGGCCTCCCGGGTCCGCATGGAGACAAAGAGAAACTgcgggaggagagagggagaagggattgGCCTGATTCCTGGGGAACCCCCAGCCGCAGCCTCCACCCTCCACCACTCCCGTGCCCACCCCACCTCCGTCCCAGGCTGGTCAGAGGGGCTCGCTTGTCCATCCACTGCCCATCAGTTCatccctccagcccctctccacTACCGACGCCTTTCACTgcactcccccagcccccagtgtggggctccctctgctcccggTGCCtagggggggagggtgtcaccaCATGGGCTGCCCTGTGCCTCTCCCGGTGCCAAGGGGGGGCACAGCATGGGCTGCccagggctccctctgctcccagtgcCATGGGAGGGGGGCACCGCTTGGGCTGCCCTGGGCTCGCTCTGCTCCCGGTGCTGCGGGTGGGTTGATGCACCACATGTCTTGCCCTCTGCTCGCACCTTCTCTCCCTCGGCGGTCCGAATGCTGAGGGCGTTGGGCACCAGCAGCGCCGTGTTCGCCTTCTTGAGGATGGCGACAGAGGAGACGGGGATCACCACCTGTGGGGCAAGAGGGGTGCAGCGGGTGATGGACCCATCGCTCACAGCATCCCTCCTGCTCGGGGAGGGGCGAGGACCCCGAGACCAGGGACAACCCCTGATCGCTTTCGTCCCCAGaacccagggcaggtgggggagcCCCCCCACACCAACCACACATCCcgtccacctctcccccagcccacctcccctcccccacacaaccCACACATCCCACACCTGTccccctgtgacgttattgacataatctgggaccatatagaacatgggtgcaaccaaagtcctgtagtggcaccaaatcttgtataaagggggtcaaatgaggtgtctaagacaagtttatggtttgctggttacaattatgctgtctatatgtgtgtatcaattttgtagttgaagttatgaatattggctctatactgtctgtatttcaaacttatgctatgcttctgggaaacttcccagacaggttggtgttagctctgcctagcctgcttgatggcccattaaggaccatcagctatacaactgacccactgagagaaggcagatacgccttgcaactcagcaaagtatgcaggaactggcccaggtgactccattttgctgtaattttccacagtaagaacaaagaggtgttcttacacctggaaaagactatataaggctgatgcctcatctccatctggtcttcaatcctgcttcttacctctggagggactttgctacgaatggaagctctacacaaaggactgaggacccatcccagctggggatgttccagagacttgatttgaacctgcagtttattccatcattgctacaagcctgaaccaagaactttgccattactgtatgtaattgattccatttaaccaattctaactctcatctctatctttttccttttatgaataaacctttagattttggattctaaaggattggctacagtgtgatttgtgggtaagatctgatttgtatattgacctgggtctggggcttggtcctatgggatcaggagaaccttttttcttttactggggtattggttttcataaccattcgtccccataacgagtggccctggtggtgatactgggaaactggagtgtctaagggaattgcttgtgtgacttgcaGTTAGcaagtggggtgagaccaaagtcctcttagtctggctggtttggtttgccttagaggtggaaaaaccccagccctgggctgtaactgccctgttttaagcaattgattctgaattggcactctcagttgggtcctgctAGAATTGCAATGTTACACCCTcctatccccttccccccatgcctgtccccccacctccttcccactgcacaaccccccccacacacatacatgctACCAGCCCACGTAAGCAGCCGTGGGGCGTGGCGTGTGCCCCAGCGCAGGGGCCCTACCTTGACGTCCCGGAGCAGCATGCTGCAGTGGAAGCAGATGTAGTTCTGGGAGATGTAGAGGCGCCCGTGATAGGGGACTTCCCTTTGCCAGGCACAGGAGACACCTGCAGGCGAGGGGCAGAGGGGCGGGTGAGTGGGCAAGGcgtgggggggcaggaaggaggctggggggagcggCACTCACTGTCCAGTAGAGACTCCTCCTCGGGCATCTCCTTGAAGGCCTTGTGGTAGCTCGCCAGGCGCTTGGCTaactggggagagcaggggcaaGATCAGCCCTGGAGAATGAGCCCCTCCCCCCGACGGGCCCTGGGGTCTCTGCTGGGGCTGCCATCAGCCTGGggccagctcagagcccccccaCTGGGTCCCATCCCAAGGGCTATCAGCCAAGCTTGAGATGTGCATTGACACTAGGACGGGCCCCCTGGATCCcatgggggcggcggggggcaggggaggaggcaccCGCAGGACCTGAGGGAGGCTGTGGGCACACGGGGAGCTGTCCCAGATCTccccctggctggctggggggatGGATCCGCCAGGACCTGCCTGGCACTGCCAATCCCGCTCCAGGAGAGCCGTCCCTCCAGCAGCTGGCACAGCCCAGTGCTAATGCCAGGTACCCTGGCAAATGGACGGTGCCAACCACCCACCCAGCAACCCATCCTAATACCCCCCTTGCGGGCATCACAACCCCCCCCCGCAGAtatcccacccctgccccagcgccCCCTCCCAACTCCCCGAGGTATCCCAAACCCACCCCCAGTACCCATCCCAAACCCCCTGATACCCCTCCTAGCATCCATCCTAACCCCTGGTGTCCATCCCAACCCTCAATGTACATCCCCACCCCCCGTGCCCCATCCCAGTTTGGGGGGGACTTACAGCGGACGAGGTGGCCCTCTGCCTGCCCAGCGTCGGCTCCTGTTCGGTCTCTTTGGAGAAGGATGGGTCATAGGTCTTTGATCTGAAATGCACCAGATGCCAAAGGTGAgagaggcaggtgtgggggggtcccCGCAGGGCTGGCCTCGGGGGGCAGGCAGAcagcatgtagggtgaccaggtgtccggttttggaccagaacgcccagtcgaaaagggaccctggcggctttgatcagcaccgccgaccgggccattaaaagtctggtcagcggtgctgcagggctaaggcaggctcgtccctacctgccctggctctgtgctgcgccccggaagtggccagcaggtccggctcctaggcagggggaccACAGGGCTCTGCAtgcaccggctctgcactcccattagccgggaaccagccaatgggagctggggggacagtgcctgtgggcgagagcctCCTGCGTGGCACCTCCTGCCCCCACCGCCTACTAGTGCCGGACCTACTGGCCGCTTCTGGCGCGAGTGCAGCGCGAGGCCAGGagaggtagggactagcctgccttagccctgcagcaccgccTCTGACCGGGATCCGCGTGGGGTTAGCCTGCACtctaatcccctgccccagtccccccaaacccagagccccctcttgcaccccaaacccctcatccccagccccaccccagagccagcaccccagcccagagccctcatcctcctgaaccccaaccctctgccccagccctgatccccccctgcaccccaaacccgtcatccccagccccaccccagagccagcacccccagcccagagccctcaccccctccaccctgcatcccaaccccctgcctcaacccgcagccccctcccgcactccgaatccctcatccccagcctggggcctcggggaaggggcggggctagggtgttcggttttgagCGATTGGAAAGTTGGCTGCCCTAGCAGCGCGGGGAGGTGCTGAGGAGGgtctgggtgggagaggggggtgcATTGTGACTGTGTGGCTTTCCAGGGCAGTGTAGCTTGCCTGGGCCCAGGTGTGAGGAGCCTGAGAAGGAATTGGGGCGGGGGGCTTGTTCTTGGGGAAGGTCCCTGCGGGAGGGACAGGGCCTCACCTGGAGAGGCTGGGGCGTCTCCTTGGCTGGGGGGCATCGCTCCCCGTCTCCTCCAGGCTCTGCCACTTCTTCGGCTCCAGCATCTTCTTCTTGCTTTTCTTGAGTTTCCCGGAGCTGGCGGCAGGGTCAGCCAGGCagctggggagggcagagagcagggtgGAGTGACAGGCGGCCCCAGCAAGGagcctcctttctgccccccatctccccaaggtggaggggtggggggggatttcATTTTCCTGCTCACCTAGTGCCCCGGCTGGCAGCTACCAGGTGAGCGCAGAGCGCCCTGTGCAAGGGGCATCAGTGCAGACTGCCCACCCCTTGCCATCACTCCCGGGGTCCCTGCTGTCACATGCATGCAATGGCCATCCCCGCGTGCCCCAGCCAGCCCCGCTTTGATGTACAGGCTGTTTTCCCCCACGAGCAGCGGTGGAGCTACCCCAGGCCATGGAGAAACATGTGGGGCATCGGCGCACAGGCGCCCATCGCAGCTGAGTGATGCCCACGGGCTCCCTGCCctctctgccctccatcccctgggcctggctggggggtCTTTAGAGTTCAGACCCTGGGGAAGAGGTTCTGTGGCTGATCttaatggggagggggcagggctctcCTGGGGGGCTGCACTAGGGGGGTGGGTACCTGCTCTTCAGTACCCAGCTGCACCTCCTCTAGGAGTCTGACCTGTCCTGCCATGGACTGTGGCAAGGCCTGTCCACGGCCAGGTGCAGTACGCGGCCTGGTCCCATTTCTGatgttcccccacccaccccttgtTCCCAGACAGGCCGATCAGACGGGCCTGGGGACAGGCGGGGTGAGACGCACCCCTGCTGAAAAGACGGATTCACAGACACAGCAGAGGGGTGAGGGGAACAGAGCAAAAGGGCCGACAAGCTGCGTGAAAATCCCACAGCCAAGAGAGGGCAGCATCAAATGGCCCCaatcccagagctgctgctgcacaacTGGGCCCAGCCGAGCCTCGCCTGGCCAATCTGCACAAGAGCCGGACGGGCTCCCCCATCTCCCGCTTCTCTGCAGAGGGAGGCTGTTGTGAGCTCTCACACAGCACATCAAATCAGCAGATCCCAAAGCGCTTTACATAGGAgagcagtatcattatccccattttacagatggggaaactgaggcacagggcgagGTGGTGACCTAGCAGGcaaatggcagagctgggagtagaaccctggTGTCCTGACGCCGACTCCACTTCCCTATCAGCCCAACCACACTGCATCAGCAGAATCCatcccccccagcacagcaccaATTAGTGTCAGCGGTGATCACACCGCCAACTGGCGGAACAAAAGCACAAAGTCCATTTTTCtgccttttcattatttttttttaaggagtttATTCATTTACTTGCTAACTCACAACATTTAATCATTCACAACAAGCGTCCCTCCCATTAGGGGAATTAACGAGGTTTGGCTGTAATTAGCTGGAAGTTAATAATACTGTGTTGCTACAGCGCAAGATCAGTTTCAGTTTGTGTAATATCCTGCATGTCAGATGGTAACACCATCCGGGCACATTCTAAAGCCCTGACCCAGAGCAATGGAATTGGAGGGTGCTCAGTACGGGCTAGATTATGGTGCCTCTGATTTTCGCTTCCTAAGGCAAAGAAGGGggataaaccctcatgcttcagggcatggcATGACCTGACCTTGAATCatgggggtcaggagggaacATCCCCTGGGGGAAGGTTATCCCATCACTGCAGGGATTCTTGCAACTTCCTCTAAAGCAGCTGGGGCCTGATAGAAACATCCCGGTGTCGTCAAACATGCAAAGGAAAAGAACTGCCCATTTCCCATCCCCGTCAGAACTCTCCTCATCAAAGGCCCTGCCGGCGGAGTATTTATAGCTGTGTGTTAGCGCAGGCCTCTTTGGACAGCGTGGGATTTTGTCGGGAAGAGCAGAGGACAgcgagccaggactcctgggttctgttcccagctctggcagggcGGCCTGTTAATTAGAGAGCGGACTTGGGAGACGGAGATTGACAGCTCTGGGAGGACAGGttacctagtggttagagcgaaTGGGGTGGCATGGGGGAGAGGACTCCCAGCCGCGACACTGGTTTGCCATATAGCCCGGGTGCCTACGGCTCAGCTTCCCCCATCGCTAACAAGCGCTCTGTGCGATCCCACGGCACGCGAGATGCTCTactacaggggtaggcaacgtatggcacgtgtgccgaaggcggcacgggagctgattttcaggggcactcacactgcccgggtcctggccaccggtccggggggctctgcattttaatttcattttaaatgaagcttcttaaatattttaaaaaccttatttactttacatacaacaatagtttagttctatattatagacttatagaaagagaccttctaaaaacgttcaaatgtatgactggcacgcgaaaccttaaatcagagtgactaaatgaagactcagcccagcacttctgaaaggttgtcgacccctgttCTACTAAGAGCAAAGGGATTTTGAGTCTCTGTTGCTGAGTGGGAGTTGGgagcatgggggcgggggagaacaGGAGACGGGCctgagctgcagagtggggggctcagagctgtgCCTTAGGGCCCCCAgtacccccttcccaccccctgtaCGGATCCTGCACGTGGGCCAAAGCACCCCCACCGCGTCTGAGATCAGAGCCCATCGGAGCCAACACGCGCCCTGTACCTCATCACTGAGACAGCGGAGGGGTCGCGTCCCACCCCGGCTCCCCTGGGTTCCCACTCGCTCTGCTGGGCTCCGGATCCCTGCTGCGCTCCAGCCTGTCTGCCTCACACGCTCCTCTGCCTGGCGCCGATGCTCCTCCAGTCCCTGCCCCTCAGCCTGCAGCCTCCTCCCAGCTGGCTGGGAAGGGATGTCTTGTATACAGCTGGCCCAGCTTGCTGGGACCAGCCCAGTCGAGTTTGTAGGGAGGCGTTGCTCCCAAATACCATTTCCTTAAAGGGCCGGGCCCAGAGAACGAACACACTTACTGCCAGCACATGGCCCATTTGCCACCAGCACATTCCTCTCGCTTGAGTGTTGATCTCACATCCCAGTCTCTGCCCAAGCAGATCCTGCTCTGAAAGCAGAGACCACGTGTGCCTTTAGTGAGCAACCACTGAATCAAacactccccagcccagggctacaGCATGGGGTGCAGTGTTGCCAGCCTTGCAAGACTGGCCATAACTGTTGTTTtggttaaagccccagctcctggagtcatgtgaatatgaGAGAATCACAGCttgtaataaaaaaagaacagtcatttctagcccttgtggttgcagagaaacaCTGGAAAGGTAACccctaatcagggccggctctactgtttttgccgccccaagcagcgcgccgaattgccgccgcggatggcgggggcagtccatgtgccgttagggcggcacgcgtgtTTCCgccgcggcggcaattcagcggcagcttcCGTCTTAAGCTGCCGCTGCCGAAACGCACGTGCTGCCCTaatggcacacggactgcccccgccgtccacggcggcaattcggcacgcTGCTTGGGGGGGGCAAAACCACACAGACTACCGCCctttgcagattgccgccccaagcacccgcttggaacgctggtgcctggagccggccctgcccc is drawn from Trachemys scripta elegans isolate TJP31775 chromosome 22, CAS_Tse_1.0, whole genome shotgun sequence and contains these coding sequences:
- the LOC117868920 gene encoding GRAM domain-containing protein 2B-like isoform X2, whose protein sequence is MEPQLSGADNALGEAGEPCLADPAASSGKLKKSKKKMLEPKKWQSLEETGSDAPQPRRRPSLSRSKTYDPSFSKETEQEPTLGRQRATSSALAKRLASYHKAFKEMPEEESLLDSVSCAWQREVPYHGRLYISQNYICFHCSMLLRDVKVVIPVSSVAILKKANTALLVPNALSIRTAEGEKFLFVSMRTREATYQLLRSVCKHLQDGSTSSSPPASPANTSSELCEKALTSSQSDLELNPAESDGLLDQQDGLGPKQSREDEGKETAAPSTGGTWPGRQMKKKPRGWWAQLSTLNVVILIYLLLVVVLLLSSGYIGLRIVALEQQLMAMGAWPELDLQQYKTT
- the LOC117868920 gene encoding GRAM domain-containing protein 2B-like isoform X1 — translated: MEPQLSGADNALGEAGEPCLADPAASSGKLKKSKKKMLEPKKWQSLEETGSDAPQPRRRPSLSRSKTYDPSFSKETEQEPTLGRQRATSSALAKRLASYHKAFKEMPEEESLLDSVSCAWQREVPYHGRLYISQNYICFHCSMLLRDVKVVIPVSSVAILKKANTALLVPNALSIRTAEGEKVRAEGKFLFVSMRTREATYQLLRSVCKHLQDGSTSSSPPASPANTSSELCEKALTSSQSDLELNPAESDGLLDQQDGLGPKQSREDEGKETAAPSTGGTWPGRQMKKKPRGWWAQLSTLNVVILIYLLLVVVLLLSSGYIGLRIVALEQQLMAMGAWPELDLQQYKTT
- the LOC117868920 gene encoding GRAM domain-containing protein 2B-like isoform X4; the protein is MEPQLSGADNALGEAGEPCLADPAASSGKLKKSKKKMLEPKKWQSLEETGSDAPQPRRRPSLSRSKTYDPSFSKETEQEPTLGRQRATSSALAKRLASYHKAFKEMPEEESLLDSVSCAWQREVPYHGRLYISQNYICFHCSMLLRDVKVVIPVSSVAILKKANTALLVPNALSIRTAEGEKVRAEGKFLFVSMRTREATYQLLRSVCKHLQDGSTSSSPPASPANTSSELCEKALTSSQSDLELNPAESDGLLDQQDGLGPKQSREDEGKETAAPSTGGTWPGRQMKKKPRGWWAQLSTLNVVILIYLLL
- the LOC117868920 gene encoding GRAM domain-containing protein 2B-like isoform X3, translating into MSCLADPAASSGKLKKSKKKMLEPKKWQSLEETGSDAPQPRRRPSLSRSKTYDPSFSKETEQEPTLGRQRATSSALAKRLASYHKAFKEMPEEESLLDSVSCAWQREVPYHGRLYISQNYICFHCSMLLRDVKVVIPVSSVAILKKANTALLVPNALSIRTAEGEKVRAEGKFLFVSMRTREATYQLLRSVCKHLQDGSTSSSPPASPANTSSELCEKALTSSQSDLELNPAESDGLLDQQDGLGPKQSREDEGKETAAPSTGGTWPGRQMKKKPRGWWAQLSTLNVVILIYLLLVVVLLLSSGYIGLRIVALEQQLMAMGAWPELDLQQYKTT